A DNA window from Amycolatopsis sp. DSM 110486 contains the following coding sequences:
- a CDS encoding heavy-metal-associated domain-containing protein, which produces MTEATYTVEGMTCAHCVGAVREEVGELAGVREVDVDLASGAVKVVSEQPLAVDAVSAAVTEAGYRLVA; this is translated from the coding sequence ATGACCGAAGCCACCTACACCGTCGAGGGTATGACCTGCGCGCACTGCGTCGGCGCGGTGCGTGAAGAGGTCGGAGAGCTCGCCGGTGTCCGGGAAGTCGACGTGGACCTCGCGTCGGGCGCGGTGAAGGTCGTCAGCGAGCAGCCGCTGGCCGTGGACGCCGTCTCGGCGGCCGTGACCGAGGCCGGCTACCGGCTCGTCGCGTAG